In Ananas comosus cultivar F153 linkage group 10, ASM154086v1, whole genome shotgun sequence, the following proteins share a genomic window:
- the LOC109716522 gene encoding CASP-like protein BLE3, translating into MAKALRACVFLLRLFAAAATLVAAVVMATSHETTSYFGFTMEAKFQYTSSFVFFVIANAIASGYSLLVLLIPSTSSFSRLVIATDVIIGMLLTSAVAATGALSELGKNGNQHAGWLPICGQIHEFCNHVMGALICAFVGLLIYLLILFHTFYVVINPLFP; encoded by the exons ATGGCTAAGGCTTTGAGGGCTTGTGTGTTCTTGCTAAGGCTCTTCGCGGCGGCCGCGACgctcgtcgccgccgtcgtcatGGCGACTAGCCATGAGACCACCTCCTACTTTGGTTTCACCATGGAGGCTAAGTTCCAATACACAAGTTCATTTgt GTTCTTTGTGATAGCTAATGCCATAGCAAGCGGGTACAGTTTGCTGGTTCTCTTGATTCCTTCCACAAGCTCTTTCTCGAGATTGGTCATTGCGACCGATGTG atcATAGGAATGCTACTCACCAGTGCGGTGGCGGCGACGGGAGCGCTGTCGGAGCTGGGGAAGAACGGAAATCAGCATGCGGGATGGCTGCCGATCTGTGGGCAAATACACGAATTCTGCAACCATGTTATGGGAGCTCTCATTTGTGCCTTCGTCGGTCTCCTCATCTACCTCCTCATCCTTTTCCATACTTTCTACGTTGTGATCAACCCTCTTTTCCCAtga